The genome window gcgcctcgcgcgccggTCGTGCAATCGGCCCATCCCCACCCACGCTGGCATTGATCTTGCGCACAATGTCCTCGGGCACCTCGCCACCTAGCTCGAGGAACGCGTCAGGCGTGCGCTCAAGCACGGCCAGGATCGCGATGCTCATCAGTGGTGTAGGTGGTGTCGGGGCAGCGAggaacgcgtcgacgacaggGCGGATAGTCTCCACGTCGTGCAGTGCCAGGCCGGCGATGACAGACCCGACGGCCTTGTTGTACGCGTCGCTCGGCGAGTCTGCAaacgcctcctcgacaacctcgatGATCGAgcccttggccgccgctccGATGTTCTTGCCTGCGCTCGAGCACACGGCAGCTAGGGCCAACATCACAGAGGGCGCAATGTCCTTCTCGGCACTTCGGACACCCCCGATCAGCTCGGTGATCAGCGGGTCCACACGCGGCTGGTGCTTCATCAACTCCCCGAGACCCGTAGCAGCGCGGTTGCGCACCACCAACGACACCGAGTCGGATGCCGACTTGACAAACGTGCGCGTGAGCTGCGGGTGGAAGGGGCGCACGAGCTGAggcacctcctcgagcaggaTCGTGAGAGCCTGGAGGATGGCACTCTTGATCTGAGGCGCGATCGACTGGCCTGAGATGACACGAATGAGGGGACCAGTGAGCTGGATGATGTACGGCTTGATCGCCGCCTCGGTGGTCCGCTGTACAAGGTCTCCAACACCCAGAGCGGCCTGCTCGCGCTGCTCCTGCGTGCCGCTGAGCACACCCGCCAGGAGAATCGGCACAATCGACTGCGCGCCCTTAGGACGCGAGAAGCCCGGCACGGTGCGCCCAGGTGCGCCAGTGCCCTCGAtcgcgcggcggaggggcacgacaaggtcctcgagctcgctctTGTCGACCGTCTTGACAAagtgctcgagcgcctcccAGGCCGCAgtgacgacctcctcgacaggGTCATCGAACAGTGACACAAGTATCCGCACCCAGTCGACGCGGTACTCCTCCGTGTCCGCATCGTTGACCTGGCACATGGTTCCAAAGATGTTGCACGCcgtggcgcggcgcacagggttggcgtccttggcccAGCCGATGAGCAGcatctcgaggaggtgcacGCCGTCGGGGTCGGTGACCGACCCGACGAGTGactcgaccgcctcgttgagctcctcgcggacgtcctcctctgggTTCGCCTCGAGTGACTTGACAAGCGAGCCGAGAAGCGAGTCGATGCGGCGGTTGAGCGCGGTGCCGGCCACGCGCACAAGGGCGCTGATAGCGCGAGCGTTGAACGCCGAAATGGGCTGCGCGGTGAGGGTTGGCAGGAGCACGGGGAACACGCTGttggcgcgcacgctcatGACCTCCTGCAGAGCCTGTAGCGCCGTCTCTGAGCTCTCGCCGGGGTTGCGcatggcctcgagcagcgTGGGAATGGTCTGGTCGATGGCCTTGGCGCCCATGAAGTGCTGCATGGTGTCGAACGTgcgcgcagcagcggcaCGAACGTCCGGCGACgggtcgacgagagcgTCGCGGACAGCCGCGATGATGACCTCCTCGTGCGCCTCGATGGCGTCCTTGGAGGCCGACGTCATGACGTCGGAGAACGCGAGACATGCGCCCTCCTTGGTACGCAGGTCGGGTGACGCGATCGCCTTCTTGAGAATCGGCACAATCTCGCCAAcgatgcgctcgccgtTCTTGCGACACAGTTCGCCGATGGTGCGCGACGCTGTCTCCTGCTGCTCGACGGTCTCCGagccgaggagggagacgaggagctgcaTGAGCACGGGCAGGATCTCGCGGGTGGTGCGCGGCGTGTTGTGCACAAGCGCCTTCCAGATGTGGATCGACGACTGGCGGACGCTGCTGACGGTGTCCTGGCGCACAATGTAGAGTGTAGCGAGGACTCGGTCGCGGCGCTCCTGGCCAAGGGCCTCGGTGAGCGCCGTGCGCGTCTGGTCGGCGGTACGCGCAgccgtctcgtcctcctcgagctcgaccttgccgctGATACCGGTGACGCGGTAGAGCAGCTCGCCGGTgagcgagatggacgaTTGGCGGATACGCCACGAGCTGTCGAGCAtgcccttctcgagctcggggaGCAGAAGCTCAACGGCCTTGTTCGAGTAGTTCGAGATGATCATCTTACCGGCGCGCATCGACGCCTCTCGCACGTACTCGGAATCGTCTGCGAGACCGTTGAGGATCGGCTGGATGACGCGGCCAAGGTGGGGTGAGAAGCGATGGCCAAACGTCGCGGGGAGGTAGATTAACAACGAGATGAAGCCCTCACGCACGTGTGCGCGCGGGCTGGCGGTGCTCGCGATGATCTCGGGCAGGAGAgcctcgaggcggtccATACCGAGGCCGGAGAGGACCTCGGAGAGGCCCTGAGCGGCGCCCTGGCGGTCGACACCGCTCGAGTCGGTGCGGAGCATGCCAAGGAGCCGGTCCACGAGGTCCGGGAAGTTGGTCtcgccgagacgctcgacAAGTGTTCCGAGCGACTTGGCCGCGGTGGCACGTGCTTCCGGCACGGggtcgacaaggacgtCGTGGACGAGCGgcatgagctcggcgaggtagGGAACAAAGTCGCGGACCTCGGTGAGCGAGGCCATGTTGCCGACGATCTGGACCGACTTGCGCTTGGTCTCGGAGCTGCGCTGCTTGAGACCACGATCGATAATAGGCatgacgagcgcgagcgacgGCGCGTCAAGGTAGTGCTCGAACGTCGTCTTGAGCAGGTACCCGAGCGCGCTGTTCGTCTTCCCCGTtgggtcggcgagggcgttcATGAGCTTCTTCTGGATAGCCTTGATCTCGGGGTTCTGGAGGACCTCGCCGAAGCCATTGAGTGCAGAGTTGGCGGCCGACTTGACCTGGGCGTGCGAGTCGTTGATAACGCCAGTGAGATGAGGGATGATGGTAGGGAGCGAGACCGACAGCTGGCGGGGAGCACAGAAGGCCATGGATCCAAGCAGCTCGATCGAGCCCTTCTTGGTGCGCCActgcttctcctcgagaccctcgaggagggtgggcAGAATGAGCTTGACGCAGTGGCCCGAGATGCGCGACATGATGACCTTTGCGGCGTATTGTGTCGCCTCACGCACGTACTTGTTGGTATCGCCGAAGAGCGCGAGCATCTGGGGGATGATCTGGACAATGTACGGCTCGAAGACGCGGCCGAGCGTGGCGGAGAGCGTCTCAaaggcgaggagcgcgccctcgcggGTCTCGAAcacgtccttgtcctcagCGGCCTCAGTGAGCTTGTCCATGAGGTCGTACTCCTTGAGCGAGCGGAGGCCACGACCCTTAACAACACCCGCGATACCGTAAGCAGCACCGCGACGGTGGGCGTACTTGGCGCCAGTGGTGAGGGTCGAGAACAAGCGGTCGACAAGGTACTCGGTCTCCTCCGACGACATGCCCTGCACGAGAGCGGGGAGAcagtcggcgacggcggacTGGACGAGCTCAGAAGGAGTGTtcagcgcctcgacgagacggTCAACGGCCTTGGGAATGCGCTCGTCCGAGGCGTCAAGGTGGCCGGCGAGTCGACCGAAAAGAATAACAACAGCCTCCTTGATATAGTCGGACGCCTGCGACTTTGAGCTCTTCGCGAGCTCCTTATCGAACATGGCCATGAGGCCGGCGACGTCCTTGCCACCGTGGATGTCGACAAGCGCAGTGGCGGCGTTCAGCATGTTGCGGCGCACCTCCTCGTGACGGTCACCGAgggcctccttcttgatcAGGAACTTGAGCACGGGGGTGACCTGCGAGTCGGGAACCATAGCCGCAACCTTCTCGAGCGTCGAGGCAATGGCCACGCGTGCCTCCCAGGGGTCAGGGCGGTTGACGGTCTCCGGGATGATCATCCCGAAGCGGTCGTACTCGGGTTCAAggagcttggccttctcgacGTACAGGTCCTGGAGACcggcgagggtggcgtCGATCTGGGACGGGTACTGCTgcacggcgtcggcgagggcagcCGACGCACCGGTGCGGACGGCGCCACTGGAGTGCGCGAGATACTTCAGCAACGAGTCGAGGTACGTCTCGGGGACGTCAAAGCCGTTCTCCTCCCAGACATTATCAGCAAGACCGGCGTTGgtctcgtccgagtcgtgTGTCGAGATGAAGAGCTCCTCCGAGTAGTTCAAGTCGGTGAGGTCGACGGGCTGGAGAGCCTGCAGCACCGAGTTGCGCACACCCGAGTCGGGAGAAAGCGTGCCGCTGATAAGGGCTGCAATCTCACTAGGCGTTGCGACATCCTGGATCGCAGCGCCGAGGTCAGCCAAGACCGCCGAGGCATCCTTTGCAAGGCGCGTGTAGGTGCCGATGATCTGGATGAGGTCCTTGATCGTGTGGAGGCGGGGGTACCGTGAGTCATGAAACTCGCCGACGCATGAGCCGATGATGCCGACGACCAGAGTGAGCTGCTCCTGCGCCTGCTCACTATGGGACGACTCGCAGCCGACTCCCCCGAGGGCGACAACGCGCGACATGAGCATGCTCACAAGAGCATACGTCGTGCTGTCGAGCGGAATCTTCGATGCGGCGAAGTTGATTTGGTGGAGCACACGGGTGACCTGCTCACCGaccccctcctcctggtAGTCGTCGGGGACGAACGGCGCACCGAACGCGCGGAGCAGCACAGCGGCGACCATGCGACGGTACTCGCCAATACGGGGAGCCGAGAGGGTCGACAGCTTGATGAAGACGTCGAAGGCGCGGCCATCCACGAGGAACGCGCCCGGGCCAAACACACTGCTGAGAAGCAGGTCGGCGATGGtgccgaccttggcctcgacagCCGAGACGGGCGAGTCGGTGAGGGCAGCcacgagctcaaggccgcggcgcaggcgggcCTGTGTGGTGGCGATCTGCTCGCGCacggccttctccttgcgcaGCTGCGCAGCCACCAGCGCCTTGTCCTGCTTGGAGAGGTTGGTGGCGATCTTGGTCGCCTGCTTCTtcgcgagctgctcgcgcaCCTCTTGCTCCCACTTCTCAATGTCGTAGTTCTTGCGGTTCTTGTTttcgacctcgtccttcttggTCGAGAGGACGTCAACGAAgagcttgtcctcgggGGTTGCCCAGAtgccgcgctcctcgaggccgatgaAGTCGAGGTTCTGAGGGTCAAGGTCCCCGCGCGCCTTCTCAACGACGTCAGCAACAAACTCGACTGGGTCGATGAAGGCGAGCGTCGCGATCGCACGGTAAGCGGCCTCTGCGAAGCGGGGGTCCTTGGGTGGCGCAGCGGCCGCCTCCcagaggaggttgaggatgtGCCCATGCTTGAGCTGGACAAGCGTCGCGGGGTCGAGGCCATGCGACTGCACAAGCGAGATCCACGAGACGGTCGAGGCCTCTCCAATCTCAGGGTGGTGggcgagcacgacgagATCGGCGGCGATGTCCTCAAGCATTgccttgtcggccttgtcAGACTTGACAACGGACGCGTCTAGGAGCGCGCCGATCTGGCGAGAACGCGACGGGAACACCTCTGCGTCCTCTCCCGGGGCACGCTTCTTGAGAGCAGCAGCACGGGCCAGGTCGCGCAAGCGGAGCCACGCAGTGAGGGACTCGCGCACGATCTTTGCGGTGAGCAGCGGCTGCTCCTTGGCGAGAGCAGTGACCGTGGTGAGGGTGTCGCGGCGGACAGTGGGGTGCTTCGAGTCGAACGCGAGGTGAAtcaggccgaggccgagagcgacgcgaACGTCCTCTTCAGCCAGGCCTTCGCCACGGAGAACGAGAACCTGGAGCGCCCGCAGGAACCAGAGGTCGTCCTGGAGAGTCGAGAGCTTGGTGTAAGCCTTGTCGTtgaggatgaaggaggGCTTCGGGGTAAGGGTGAGGACGCCCTGCATAGCTGGCCCATCGATCAGCTTGGCAGCGACCGGGAGTGCCTTGAGAGgcccgaggccaagcgcgacagcgacgtAACCCTCGAGGAAGCCGGCTGCGTTGGCGGGCGCGCACCCGCTGGCTGTCTTCAGGTTACCCTCGAGTGCGGGGACCAGCGAACCGAGGATCTTCTGGCCCTCTGACGAGAACTTGTCGTCCGCGTGGACGGACCACACTGCGGAGCCGACAGCACTAGAGAGCGCTCTCCTGGCTGACAGCTTCGTCGACGCGAGCTCCTTGATCAGCGCAGTTGCCGCAGCGGGGGCGACAGCCTTGTCCGACGTGAGCGCAGTGGAGAGATGGGCGCCAAGCGCCACGGCCATAGCGTTGAGCGCGTGCTCGTTagcctccttggcgacaAGTGTTGGAACGGTGTCCACCACAACAGAGGACGCGGCCGAAGGAATCGCCGCCACCATGTTGTagagcgcgacgcgctgctcAGCACTCGCCGACTTGCCTGCCTTGGGGAGGGCAAGCAGCTCAGCCGCGAGCTTGGACAGCGACTCGGGCTTAGACGTCCGCTTCACGACCGCCTTGAGGAGCACGACTGCCTTGGCACGCGTCTCGGCGTTCGACGACTTGGACGCCGAGATAGTGGAAGGGATGAGTTTGGCAGGAATGATGGACGAGATGTCGATCTCACAgcagtcgaggaggtcggcagTGACTGTGATCAGCTACGTGCACCGCTGCGAGCTATACTCACGCGTCAGTGCAATCTCTGGGGACCGCAGCATCATGCGCTCAGCCGTTGGGATGAGCTTGCCAGTGAGGTCAGCCTCAGTGACAAAGTTGGAGAGGAACTCGCGTAGCGCCAACTGGACATCAGCAACGTTGTGGCAGTGCCACTCACAGGCAcgtgaggagggagggccGTCTTGGTGGAGAGGATGTGCGCGGAGTAGTAGTTGAGCAAGGCGTcctggagtcagctcgGATCCGGGAGCGATTCACCTTCTGGCCCTCGATGACGGCGCGCCCCTCGGGCTGCCCCTTGGCTGGCTTGGCTCTAAGGGAAACGCTGACGATGTGACCCAGCAGCACGGCAGCGCGCGCTGGAACAGGCACCTTCGTGGTGAGGACCTTGATGAGATCGGGGAACGCTGCGCGCATGGGTCTAAGCACGCGCCAGACGCGCACGTTCAGCTTGCGCAGAAGGCGTTCTGGGCGGCGTCCCTTCATgcccgccgcgcgctcgctgATCGCATCGAGCACGGTCGCGAGGGCGACAAAAAGGTCCGCGCACTGCGCCGAGGTTGCAAACACGTCGCCTCTAGACTTGCGCAGCGTTgcgatgagggtgaggacgagcatGAGCTGGGGCTGAAGCGAGGTGGGGGTcgatctggtgtcagctatATCCTACCTAGGCCAGCAACCTACGACTTGGGCGAAGCGACAGCCTTGTCGACCTCCGCTCGCGACCacttgacgagcttgtcgccAAGCTTCTGCGCCTGTTGTTGCCTCTCGTCACGCACaacaagctcggcaagcACACCGACGTCCGCCTCAACTGCGCGCAGATCCTGCATAAGGACCAGCGACGACAGGAGCGCCTGCAAGAGCGCAGGCACCTGAGTCTGCACAGGCACTGGCGTAAGCGATACCATCACGGTAACCTACATTCGTCAGTGACGTAGAAGTAGCGCGCGATGAAGgcgtcgcggcgcttggcgcTGCGGTCCAGCAGCGCCGGCCGGACCTTGGGCATCACCGCATCCCAGTCAATgttgcgctcgcggccctccttggcgttaacctcgtcgctgtccgAATCGCTCGAGCTGTCACTGTCGCTATCACTGTCATTGTCACTGCTGGAGCtgctggacgacgaggcagccttcttggcggGGACGTCGGGCTCGGTGACGGCCGACGAatccgagtccgagtccgagtcgtacgcctccttcttggacggcttcttgcccttgtcgagcCACGAGCCGACCTTGTCTGCGGGGGCCATCTCGGGCTCGGCTTGCAGCTTCTTGATTGGGTTGGGCGGAATGTTGGGCAGGGATCGGGAAGAGAATGGGCGGGCAAGGTGGTGAGGGGAGTAGGCGTATTCACCCCTCTTTTAGAGAGAATGGAGGAGATGTGAGGGGGGAGTAGGGGAAGACGATGCGTCTTGGAACAGACACTGGCCGAGTTGCTCGTCGATTTCGAGATGCCGACTTGGATCGAAACGTCGAAGTCGCGACTTCAGGCACTAATTAATGACATGTACTCGGATATCACGTATTATCAAACACGTGGACGGAATTAGAGATAATCCCGACAGTTGGCATCAAAATCATACATGCCCGGAAGCAAAATGAGGCAGCGTCGGAGCACTGAATTTGgttgtcgccgtcgacgtctGTTTCCCATCCCTCAACACCAAAAGCCATGCCTTCCCGTTTCTCCAAGACTAGTGAGCTACTCGCCACCGACAGCATCGACCGCACGGCTAACATCCAGGGAAGCACCGCGGGCACGTCTCTGCCGTACGTCTTGGTCGCGCGTTTCGCGCCTTGTGTGGCGCGGAGTTGTTTCTGCGAAGTCTCGCACGACTTGAATGAAGTCGGGAACTCGAGAACCTCCGCGCCTGTGTTGGGGAGGATTATGCTAATTGACAGGGTCACGGCCGTGTCGGCAAGCACCGCAAGCACCCCGGTGGTCGTGGTCTCGCCGGTGGTCAGCACGTATGTGCACGAGATTGACAGGAACTGACGGCAGCACCACCGTACCAACTTCGACAAGTTCCACCCTGGTTACTTCGGCAAGGTCGGTATGCGCCACTACCACCTCCTGAGTGAGTATCGCGatcgcggcgtcgagagGATAGTGGAAGGAGTGGAAAGGTTGATGAGGTCGGGTGGGAAGGAGTGAAGGGAGCTAGGGACAGGTGCAGAGAGCGGCAAAGTTTAGCACGCCCTGGCACTGTCAGCGCTCCGCAGCGGAACCACACAGTACAGCTGCTAACAGCGCAGAGAACCACGGCTACTGCCCGACCATGAACGTCGACAAGCTTGTCTCGCTTCCCGAGGCCCAGGCTGACGTCCCCGCTGGCACCGTCCCCGTTAtcgacctcgtccagctcggcacgttcaagctcctcggcaagggcaaggtcgaccGCCCCTTCATCGTCAAGACCCGCTTCATCTCGAAGCAGGCTGAGGAGAagatcaaggaggccgGCGGTGTCGTCAAGCTCATTGCCTAAATGGCGTGACGACGGGTGGACTTCGGCTAGAGGGGATCGGCTGCATAGGATATGCAACCGTGTACAATCCAGTGTGGCGTGTGGTGTAGATTGGCGATCTGGCGAGGAGGTAGCGTTTAGCGTTCAGTTTCTGTCGAGAGACATATGAGCTCAGTATGTGGTTCAAGCAGAAGCAAGCTCTACTGTTGGGGAAGTGGAGTACGCGCAGGTTCGTGTCGCCGCCCAGTGTTTAGCTGCGTTCTCGGTCGTGTACAATGTTCATGAGCAGGTCAAGCGAGCAGCTGCGAGCAGATAAAGACGAGTTTTCACGTTGCGAACATGACAGTTCAGAGGTCTGCTATCGTCCAACACTAGGATCGGATATacaaggagctcgtcgaccctCGGTCGGTGGATCGAcagtcggcctcgtcccTTCGGCGATCTGCTCGTGCGCGCCCGTGCAAAGTTAGAGACCCGAGCAACAAGAATTGAAAGTCGGTGAACAACGCTGAGAAGCACTTTCTTCATTTAACTGCCACAGCGGGATTCATCTGATCTAATGAACAGTGCTATCCTGGATTTGTGGCGATTTGTGGTGTGTCGATGACATTTCGTCACCCTGGACCCTCGCTTTCGAAGCTCACCCTGGACCAGCGCAGTCCACGAATAGATCTGAACCACGCTGTGTATGAGAATAGATCATGCCGCACAGCAGCAGGGTTCACTCTTGTTCACACTTCGAGACCCCGACGTCTGGCCTCGACATTCTTTCAGATGCTCTCTGCAACTGCGACCCATACATCCCAGCTACCCAAGCGGGAGACAGCAGTGGGGCTCGCCATGACCCGGGGACAGAACAGTGGTAGACTGGGTCACTGAACGCGACTGAGGACTTGCTTTCTCACTCCTCTACATTCCCATCGTCACTCGGACGATGTCAACGTACTCCGTCGCCATGCATGTTAAGCGACCCCATGACGTACTGAGAAGCATGGCCGTCGGCCTGAACCTTGCACTCCATTCCACgactcgtcgacctccactcgcATCCTCCGCCGTCTCGGCCATACGATCGGCCATCAACAAGTTACCGACGGCCGGCGGGCAACGGTTATCAGATGCCGGAGTGGGCCCAGCTGCCTCCCACGACGGTACATAACCAACACTAATCCAACCCAACTCTACAAGTTCCCTCAACCATTTTCACAACCATGGGCAAGACAATCACCTTCGCTCCCGGCCTTGACGTTCCCACCCCAGGCCTGGGGACAATGTCCCTCTCCCCTTTCGTCTACGGCGAAGTGGATGACAACGAGTCTCTTGTGACACTCAAGACGGCCCTCGATATCGGCTGTACTTTCTGGGACAGTGCGGTTCTCTATGGCGCGGGACAGAACGAgaccctcctcggccgGTTTTTCAAGGAGAATCCTGGGGCTAGGGAGAAGATCACCCTGGCGAGCAAGTGCGCCTTCGACATCTACAAGCCCGATGTGAGCTACAGGCTACAGACACAGACCTCGGACTGAGGCTCGCTTCACACctgctgaccccagccgaCCACCCGGTTCAAGATCACCAACTCGCCCGCCCACATTGCCCAGTTCATCGAGGAGAGTAAGGAACGTCTCGGCTCGTACCCCGACATCTATTACCTCCACCGCATGGATCCCGACAcgccgctcgaggagagTATTCCGGCTCTCcagaagctcaaggacgatGGCAAGGTCAAGTATATTGGCCTGAGCGAGTGTAATGCCGACACGCTGCGTAAGGCGTGCAAGAGTGAGTTGCACCGAGCGAGCGAGGTTTGGGTGGGAGGCGGGAGGGGCCCTAGAGGCGAAGCGGGAGAAACGACCTTAAACTCACTCCAGTCGCCCACATCGACGTCCTCCAGATCGAGTACGGCCCGTTCGACCAGAGTGCCGAAGAGAACGGCCTCATGGCCGCGGCacgcgagcttggcgtcaCAGTCGTCGGCTACTCGcccctcggccgcggcatGTTGGCCGGTACGATCCGTTCCCGTGCCGACTTGGAGGAGAACGACTTCCGCCGCTTCCTCCCGCAATAcaccgacgaggcgatTGCGCACAACGTCGCCATTGCCGACCGCTtcgccgccctcggtgCCAAGAAGGGTGCCACCGCGGCGCAGATCGTCCTCGCGTGGGTGGCTGAGAAGGGGGTCATTCCGATCTTTGGTacgcgcaaggccgagcgcgtAAAGGACAACTTTGCCGCTAACAAGATTACTTTTACGGCccaggagaagaaggagattGATGAGCTCGTGGCCGATAATGCCCCACAGGGAGACCGGTACCCTCCTAGCATGATGGCTAGTGTCGGCCGATAGTGATACTCGATAGTGATACATGCTATACTACAGTTAGAGGAGACCGTTGCACCACCTGTTGCCATATACATCTGTTGCTGGCCAGCCAGTGTTCGCTGACCCGTCACCCA of Cutaneotrichosporon cavernicola HIS019 DNA, chromosome: 4 contains these proteins:
- the GCN1 gene encoding uncharacterized protein (Domain of unknown function (DUF3554)), with amino-acid sequence MAPADKVGSWLDKGKKPSKKEAYDSDSDSDSSAVTEPDVPAKKAASSSSSSSSDNDSDSDSDSSSDSDSDEVNAKEGRERNIDWDAVMPKVRPALLDRSAKRRDAFIARYFYVTDELPVQTQVPALLQALLSSLVLMQDLRAVEADVGVLAELVVRDERQQQAQKLGDKLVKWSRAEVDKAVASPKSSTPTSLQPQLMLVLTLIATLRKSRGDVFATSAQCADLFVALATVLDAISERAAGMKGRRPERLLRKLNVRVWRVLRPMRAAFPDLIKVLTTKVPVPARAAVLLGHIVSVSLRAKPAKGQPEGRAVIEGQKDALLNYYSAHILSTKTALPPHVPLALREFLSNFVTEADLTGKLIPTAERMMLRSPEIALTLTADLLDCCEIDISSIIPAKLIPSTISASKSSNAETRAKAVVLLKAVVKRTSKPESLSKLAAELLALPKAGKSASAEQRVALYNMVAAIPSAASSVVVDTVPTLVAKEANEHALNAMAVALGAHLSTALTSDKAVAPAAATALIKELASTKLSARRALSSAVGSAVWSVHADDKFSSEGQKILGSLVPALEGNLKTASGCAPANAAGFLEGYVAVALGLGPLKALPVAAKLIDGPAMQGVLTLTPKPSFILNDKAYTKLSTLQDDLWFLRALQVLVLRGEGLAEEDVRVALGLGLIHLAFDSKHPTVRRDTLTTVTALAKEQPLLTAKIVRESLTAWLRLRDLARAAALKKRAPGEDAEVFPSRSRQIGALLDASVVKSDKADKAMLEDIAADLVVLAHHPEIGEASTVSWISLVQSHGLDPATLVQLKHGHILNLLWEAAAAPPKDPRFAEAAYRAIATLAFIDPVEFVADVVEKARGDLDPQNLDFIGLEERGIWATPEDKLFVDVLSTKKDEVENKNRKNYDIEKWEQEVREQLAKKQATKIATNLSKQDKALVAAQLRKEKAVREQIATTQARLRRGLELVAALTDSPVSAVEAKVGTIADLLLSSVFGPGAFLVDGRAFDVFIKLSTLSAPRIGEYRRMVAAVLLRAFGAPFVPDDYQEEGVGEQVTRVLHQINFAASKIPLDSTTYALVSMLMSRVVALGGVGCESSHSEQAQEQLTLVVGIIGSCVGEFHDSRYPRLHTIKDLIQIIGTYTRLAKDASAVLADLGAAIQDVATPSEIAALISGTLSPDSGVRNSVLQALQPVDLTDLNYSEELFISTHDSDETNAGLADNVWEENGFDVPETYLDSLLKYLAHSSGAVRTGASAALADAVQQYPSQIDATLAGLQDLYVEKAKLLEPEYDRFGMIIPETVNRPDPWEARVAIASTLEKVAAMVPDSQVTPVLKFLIKKEALGDRHEEVRRNMLNAATALVDIHGGKDVAGLMAMFDKELAKSSKSQASDYIKEAVVILFGRLAGHLDASDERIPKAVDRLVEALNTPSELVQSAVADCLPALVQGMSSEETEYLVDRLFSTLTTGAKYAHRRGAAYGIAGVVKGRGLRSLKEYDLMDKLTEAAEDKDVFETREGALLAFETLSATLGRVFEPYIVQIIPQMLALFGDTNKYVREATQYAAKVIMSRISGHCVKLILPTLLEGLEEKQWRTKKGSIELLGSMAFCAPRQLSVSLPTIIPHLTGVINDSHAQVKSAANSALNGFGEVLQNPEIKAIQKKLMNALADPTGKTNSALGYLLKTTFEHYLDAPSLALVMPIIDRGLKQRSSETKRKSVQIVGNMASLTEVRDFVPYLAELMPLVHDVLVDPVPEARATAAKSLGTLVERLGETNFPDLVDRLLGMLRTDSSGVDRQGAAQGLSEVLSGLGMDRLEALLPEIIASTASPRAHVREGFISLLIYLPATFGHRFSPHLGRVIQPILNGLADDSEYVREASMRAGKMIISNYSNKAVELLLPELEKGMLDSSWRIRQSSISLTGELLYRVTGISGKVELEEDETAARTADQTRTALTEALGQERRDRVLATLYIVRQDTVSSVRQSSIHIWKALVHNTPRTTREILPVLMQLLVSLLGSETVEQQETASRTIGELCRKNGERIVGEIVPILKKAIASPDLRTKEGACLAFSDVMTSASKDAIEAHEEVIIAAVRDALVDPSPDVRAAAARTFDTMQHFMGAKAIDQTIPTLLEAMRNPGESSETALQALQEVMSVRANSVFPVLLPTLTAQPISAFNARAISALVRVAGTALNRRIDSLLGSLVKSLEANPEEDVREELNEAVESLVGSVTDPDGVHLLEMLLIGWAKDANPVRRATACNIFGTMCQVNDADTEEYRVDWVRILVSLFDDPVEEVVTAAWEALEHFVKTVDKSELEDLVVPLRRAIEGTGAPGRTVPGFSRPKGAQSIVPILLAGVLSGTQEQREQAALGVGDLVQRTTEAAIKPYIIQLTGPLIRVISGQSIAPQIKSAILQALTILLEEVPQLVRPFHPQLTRTFVKSASDSVSLVVRNRAATGLGELMKHQPRVDPLITELIGGVRSAEKDIAPSVMLALAAVCSSAGKNIGAAAKGSIIEVVEEAFADSPSDAYNKAVGSVIAGLALHDVETIRPVVDAFLAAPTPPTPLMSIAILAVLERTPDAFLELGGEVPEDIVRKINASVGGDGPIARPAREARDIIRGNDRWMGEPEVAALIK
- the RPL28 gene encoding uncharacterized protein (Belongs to the universal ribosomal protein uL15 family) — its product is MPSRFSKTRKHRGHVSAGHGRVGKHRKHPGGRGLAGGQHHHRTNFDKFHPGYFGKVGMRHYHLLKNHGYCPTMNVDKLVSLPEAQADVPAGTVPVIDLVQLGTFKLLGKGKVDRPFIVKTRFISKQAEEKIKEAGGVVKLIA
- a CDS encoding uncharacterized protein (Aldo/keto reductase family); the encoded protein is MGKTITFAPGLDVPTPGLGTMSLSPFVYGEVDDNESLVTLKTALDIGCTFWDSAVLYGAGQNETLLGRFFKENPGAREKITLASKCAFDIYKPDPTTRFKITNSPAHIAQFIEESKERLGSYPDIYYLHRMDPDTPLEESIPALQKLKDDGKVKYIGLSECNADTLRKACKIAHIDVLQIEYGPFDQSAEENGLMAAARELGVTVVGYSPLGRGMLAGTIRSRADLEENDFRRFLPQYTDEAIAHNVAIADRFAALGAKKGATAAQIVLAWVAEKGVIPIFGTRKAERVKDNFAANKITFTAQEKKEIDELVADNAPQGDRYPPSMMASVGR